One Streptosporangium sp. NBC_01495 DNA window includes the following coding sequences:
- a CDS encoding PadR family transcriptional regulator, with the protein MQEPTFLILTALAAGSQHGYGIITDVLEISGERVRLRAGTLYSALDRLQGEQLIETDREEVVDGRARRYYRLTAEGTARLSAEAERLRRNADTAAARLRRGQAARPSLGGAL; encoded by the coding sequence ATGCAGGAACCGACATTCCTGATCCTCACGGCTTTGGCGGCCGGGTCGCAGCACGGCTACGGCATCATCACCGATGTCCTGGAGATCTCCGGTGAACGCGTGCGGTTGCGCGCCGGCACGCTCTACTCCGCGCTCGACCGGCTCCAGGGCGAGCAGCTGATCGAGACGGACCGCGAGGAGGTCGTGGACGGACGGGCCCGGCGCTACTACCGTCTCACCGCCGAGGGCACAGCCCGGCTGTCGGCCGAGGCCGAACGGCTGCGCCGGAACGCCGACACCGCCGCCGCGCGGCTGCGCCGCGGCCAGGCCGCGCGGCCGTCCCTCGGCGGGGCGTTGTGA
- a CDS encoding TIM-barrel domain-containing protein, with translation MPYRPPLVAHEYFVADPPELPVRAHGEEGLSALISAEPVASNAAGVILKAVTSAEETLLVQVGVAGEGVIRVRLGQDADARTRSAAAISLVTPGEFAGARVESRDGTILLDAGSLRAEITLAPWHLRFTDASGAPLLEQDRGHTDISGRLRTLPFGRSSSGGAVAGYHESFAAPADEAFAGFGESFTRLDKRGQRPVMWNYDAFGAESQRAYKNVPFYLSSRGYGVLVDSGTPVEFDVCQSTHSCVQIVVPDDLIDYYVIAGPSPSEVLDRYDLLTCRPLLPPKWAFGTWISSGFFVDSQERVTARARRIRERGIPCDVLHLDTYWQTDGHWSDLRWDAERFPDPGGMLAELDAMGFKVCLWMNPYVSHLSPAFPDAAESGYFLKKPDGEVYVADCWHGSYPACGIVDFTDPAAVEWFKGLLRPLLEQGVQVFKTDFAEGVPHDAVAANGMSGTDLHNVYTLLFNDAVSEVTREVAGHGMVWARSSFLGGQRHSAQWSGDTYTSYAAMGSTLRGGLAHGLSGVPFWSHDAGGFTGRPADDLYVRWTQFGALSPLLRLHGTTSREPWEFPGVEAEAVEALRLRYRLMPYVYTAAVEAARTGAPMMRALCVDYPDDPVAWQADLEYLLGRDLLVAPMTSPEQVRRVYLPAGEWVDHWTGEILPGGRYVTVAPLLDRVPLFVRRGAIVPVLTEPGGTIGDGPFGEITLVAYGAGSGTGERRAVISDLDGDTVITAVPEGEGLRVTVSGGARIAGVEQVGSGVPIVITT, from the coding sequence ATGCCCTACCGCCCCCCGTTGGTCGCGCACGAGTACTTCGTCGCCGATCCGCCTGAGCTGCCCGTACGCGCGCACGGCGAGGAGGGCCTGTCGGCGCTGATCTCGGCGGAGCCGGTCGCCTCCAACGCGGCCGGGGTGATCCTGAAGGCCGTGACGTCGGCGGAGGAGACGCTCCTGGTCCAGGTGGGCGTGGCGGGTGAGGGCGTGATCCGGGTGAGGCTCGGGCAGGACGCCGACGCGCGGACCAGGTCGGCCGCCGCGATCTCCTTGGTCACGCCGGGCGAGTTCGCCGGGGCGCGGGTGGAGAGCCGCGACGGGACGATCCTGCTCGACGCCGGTTCGCTCCGCGCGGAGATCACCCTGGCGCCGTGGCATCTGCGGTTCACCGACGCGAGCGGGGCGCCGTTGCTGGAGCAGGACCGGGGGCACACCGACATCAGCGGCCGGTTGCGCACGCTGCCGTTCGGCCGCTCCAGCTCGGGCGGCGCGGTGGCCGGCTATCACGAGAGCTTCGCGGCCCCCGCCGACGAGGCGTTCGCCGGGTTCGGCGAGTCGTTCACCCGGCTCGACAAGCGTGGCCAGCGGCCGGTCATGTGGAACTACGACGCGTTCGGCGCCGAGTCGCAGCGGGCGTACAAGAACGTCCCGTTCTACCTGTCCAGCAGGGGTTACGGCGTGCTGGTGGACAGCGGGACGCCGGTGGAGTTCGACGTGTGCCAGTCCACGCACAGCTGCGTGCAGATCGTGGTCCCCGACGATCTGATCGACTACTACGTGATCGCCGGGCCGAGCCCGTCCGAGGTGCTCGACCGGTACGACCTGCTGACCTGCCGCCCGCTGCTCCCGCCGAAGTGGGCGTTCGGCACCTGGATCTCCTCGGGGTTCTTCGTCGACAGCCAGGAGCGGGTGACGGCCAGGGCGCGGCGGATCCGCGAGCGCGGGATCCCGTGCGACGTGCTCCACCTGGACACGTACTGGCAGACGGACGGGCACTGGTCCGACCTGCGATGGGACGCGGAGCGCTTCCCCGACCCCGGGGGCATGCTGGCCGAGCTGGACGCGATGGGCTTCAAGGTCTGCCTGTGGATGAACCCGTACGTCTCCCACCTCAGCCCGGCGTTCCCGGACGCCGCCGAAAGCGGATATTTCCTTAAAAAGCCTGATGGCGAGGTGTACGTGGCCGACTGCTGGCACGGCTCCTACCCCGCCTGCGGCATCGTCGACTTCACCGACCCCGCCGCCGTGGAGTGGTTCAAGGGACTGCTCCGCCCGCTGCTCGAACAGGGCGTACAGGTCTTCAAGACCGACTTCGCCGAGGGCGTGCCGCACGACGCGGTCGCGGCCAACGGCATGTCCGGCACCGACCTGCACAACGTCTACACGCTGCTGTTCAACGACGCCGTCTCCGAGGTGACGCGGGAGGTCGCCGGGCACGGCATGGTCTGGGCGCGCTCGTCGTTCCTCGGCGGGCAGCGGCACTCGGCGCAGTGGAGCGGCGACACCTACACCAGTTACGCCGCGATGGGCAGCACGCTGCGCGGTGGGCTGGCGCACGGCCTGTCCGGCGTCCCGTTCTGGAGCCACGACGCGGGCGGGTTCACCGGCCGCCCCGCCGACGACCTGTACGTCCGGTGGACCCAGTTCGGCGCGCTCTCCCCGCTGCTGCGCCTGCACGGCACCACCAGCCGGGAGCCTTGGGAGTTTCCCGGGGTCGAGGCGGAGGCGGTCGAGGCGCTGCGGCTGCGCTACCGGCTCATGCCGTACGTCTACACGGCGGCCGTCGAGGCCGCCAGGACCGGGGCGCCGATGATGCGGGCGCTGTGCGTGGACTACCCGGACGACCCGGTGGCCTGGCAGGCGGACCTGGAGTATCTCCTCGGCCGCGACCTGCTGGTGGCGCCGATGACCTCACCGGAGCAGGTCAGGAGGGTCTACCTGCCCGCGGGGGAGTGGGTGGACCACTGGACGGGCGAGATCCTGCCCGGCGGCCGGTACGTCACGGTCGCCCCGCTGCTGGACCGCGTCCCGCTGTTCGTCCGGCGCGGCGCGATCGTTCCCGTCCTCACGGAGCCGGGCGGGACCATCGGTGACGGGCCGTTCGGGGAGATCACCCTGGTCGCGTACGGCGCCGGTAGCGGTACCGGCGAGAGGCGCGCGGTCATCTCGGACCTCGACGGGGACACCGTGATCACCGCGGTCCCCGAGGGGGAGGGCCTGCGGGTGACCGTCTCGGGGGGCGCGCGGATCGCGGGCGTCGAGCAGGTGGGGTCCGGCGTCCCGATCGTCATCACCACCTAG
- a CDS encoding permease-like cell division protein FtsX: protein MMDEMNLLRDRAEAQPAPRPEAVASALDRLYGAAGEAEHGAAREPRPTARRLIRLPGSRRRLAATGPPSAPRRGSRPLPRIMAAIVVAATVVAVVVTTTVIARGPGEERPSTLAAMGDRPAWREGDPELVVFLCEDDSPFVGCGGGGFAVEDGGLGAPPDPILGGKATTPQDKAVIEQTLGAMPQVEAISFVSKQEAYADLLRKEEEQSILGPQQRKLSDILDVEKMKESYTLKMRPGTDWDAVIETAEALQGVANALNRKCLTENAQEIVERDRTLCAPGGNED from the coding sequence ATGATGGATGAGATGAACCTGCTCCGCGACCGGGCCGAGGCCCAGCCCGCTCCCCGGCCCGAGGCCGTCGCCTCGGCACTCGACCGCCTGTACGGCGCCGCCGGGGAGGCCGAACACGGCGCCGCCCGGGAGCCCAGGCCGACGGCCCGGCGTTTGATCCGGCTGCCCGGCTCGCGCCGGAGGCTCGCCGCGACGGGCCCGCCGTCCGCGCCACGGCGAGGGTCCCGCCCCCTCCCGCGCATCATGGCCGCGATCGTCGTCGCGGCCACCGTCGTCGCGGTGGTGGTGACGACGACGGTGATCGCACGGGGGCCCGGCGAGGAGAGGCCGTCCACGCTCGCGGCCATGGGCGACCGGCCGGCGTGGCGCGAAGGGGACCCCGAGCTCGTGGTGTTCCTCTGCGAGGACGACTCGCCCTTCGTCGGGTGTGGCGGCGGCGGCTTCGCCGTGGAGGACGGTGGCCTGGGTGCTCCGCCGGATCCCATCCTGGGTGGCAAGGCCACCACACCGCAGGACAAGGCGGTGATCGAGCAGACGCTCGGGGCCATGCCGCAGGTGGAGGCGATCTCCTTCGTGAGCAAGCAGGAGGCGTACGCCGACCTGCTCCGCAAGGAGGAGGAGCAGTCCATCCTGGGTCCCCAGCAACGGAAGCTGTCCGACATCCTCGACGTGGAGAAGATGAAGGAGTCGTACACCCTGAAGATGAGACCCGGCACCGACTGGGACGCCGTGATCGAGACGGCCGAGGCACTGCAGGGAGTGGCCAACGCGCTCAACCGCAAGTGCCTCACCGAGAACGCCCAGGAGATCGTCGAGAGGGACAGGACCCTGTGCGCTCCCGGTGGTAACGAGGACTGA
- a CDS encoding RNA polymerase sigma factor, which produces MRVNSDRPPDRTLPDLVFPPSFFADDVAGDAVSVESAVESAVASDAGVIRLSLRDPERFAEIFHRYFAAIHRYASARLGADAADDVAAETFLAAFRQRERYDLSRHDARAWLFGIATNLIRRHRRDEVRLYRALERARDASVTGSGGVSVVGAGASAADSADAGLGVDAQRRLAGALAVLKAGDREVLLLVAYGELSYAEVSDALGIPSGTVGSRLNRARKRVREVLNANVATKNTDTASKGDRHDG; this is translated from the coding sequence ATGAGAGTCAACAGCGATCGTCCACCCGATCGCACCCTTCCCGACCTGGTCTTTCCACCCTCGTTCTTCGCGGACGACGTGGCCGGGGACGCCGTGTCCGTGGAATCCGCCGTGGAGTCCGCCGTCGCGAGTGACGCCGGGGTGATCCGGCTGTCGCTGCGCGACCCGGAACGGTTCGCCGAGATCTTTCACAGGTACTTCGCCGCGATCCATCGGTACGCCTCCGCCAGGCTGGGCGCCGACGCCGCGGACGACGTCGCGGCGGAGACGTTTCTCGCGGCCTTCCGGCAGCGGGAGCGCTACGACCTGTCCCGTCATGACGCGCGCGCGTGGCTGTTCGGCATCGCCACCAACCTGATCAGACGGCACCGCAGGGACGAGGTGCGTCTGTACCGCGCCCTGGAGCGGGCCCGGGACGCCTCCGTCACCGGCTCGGGCGGTGTCTCCGTCGTCGGCGCGGGCGCGTCGGCGGCGGACTCCGCCGACGCCGGCCTCGGCGTTGACGCGCAGCGCCGCCTGGCGGGCGCCCTCGCCGTGCTGAAAGCCGGTGATCGGGAGGTACTCCTGCTGGTCGCCTACGGCGAGCTCAGCTACGCGGAGGTGTCCGACGCCCTGGGTATCCCTTCGGGCACCGTCGGATCCCGTCTGAACCGGGCCCGCAAGCGGGTCAGGGAAGTTCTGAACGCGAACGTCGCCACCAAGAACACGGACACCGCCAGTAAGGGGGATCGACATGATGGATGA
- a CDS encoding beta-galactosidase, whose amino-acid sequence MDWPGRFGGLCYGGDYNPEQWPEEVWKEDVALMRRAGVNLVSVGVFSWARLEPSPGVHDLGWLDRVLDLLHDGGIAVNLATPTASPPPWFGLAHPDALTVTADGIRLTHGSRDTYCVHAPAYRAASARIAGTLAERYRDHPALAMWHVHNEYGTTCHCDHAASAFRTWLRARHGTLDTLNDAWTTSFWSQHYSAWEQITPPRATQYLPNPSQVLDFRRFVSDAMLGHFREQRAVLRELTPDVPVTTNFVLGDWVPVNHRHWATEVDLVAIDHYPSADPPAETAFAADLARGWASNPAHSSAVAPAPPSAHSPTVDPTRALAPTSEHAPEHGAAGRSATEHDAAGRDAAGRDAAGRDAARGKPWLLMEQAVVTYTGPRMLAKRPGEITRLTLSHIARGSRGAMFFQWRASRGGAELWYGGMVPHAGPDSRIFREICELGALLPSLTDACAAPVKAGAAILWDAEAGWALQSPGLPSTELNYAETVRQAHRVLYRHGVTADLVHPSADLSAYPLVLVPALYLISDADAANLRHYVSGGGTLVVSFLSGVADEHARVRLGGYPGALRDLLGIRVEEFHPLPPGVALTLSALGCDRQPETGTFWSEHVHLEGAEAMAVYTGPHTSGTSHTFQTPLAGQPAITRHPYGSGTALYVSTRLSDPAYARLLGLEPAPVELVRRGDWLFAINHDDKEHEVEGLRLPPGGFSVRVHGDSKA is encoded by the coding sequence GTGGACTGGCCTGGGCGGTTCGGCGGGCTGTGTTACGGCGGGGACTACAACCCCGAGCAGTGGCCCGAGGAGGTCTGGAAGGAGGACGTCGCGCTGATGCGGCGGGCCGGGGTCAACCTGGTCAGCGTCGGGGTGTTCTCCTGGGCCAGGCTGGAGCCGTCACCGGGCGTCCACGACCTCGGATGGCTCGACCGCGTCCTCGACCTGCTGCACGACGGCGGGATCGCGGTGAACCTCGCCACCCCGACCGCCTCTCCACCCCCCTGGTTCGGCCTCGCCCACCCCGACGCGCTCACCGTCACCGCCGACGGCATCCGGCTCACCCACGGCAGCCGCGACACCTACTGCGTGCACGCCCCCGCCTACCGCGCCGCCTCCGCCCGGATCGCCGGTACCCTCGCCGAGCGCTACCGTGACCACCCCGCCCTGGCCATGTGGCACGTCCACAACGAGTACGGCACCACCTGCCACTGCGACCACGCCGCCTCGGCCTTCAGGACCTGGCTGCGCGCGCGGCACGGCACCCTGGACACGCTGAACGACGCCTGGACCACCTCGTTCTGGAGCCAGCACTACTCGGCGTGGGAGCAGATCACCCCGCCCCGCGCCACCCAGTACCTGCCCAATCCCTCCCAGGTCCTCGACTTCCGCCGGTTCGTCTCCGACGCGATGCTCGGCCACTTCCGCGAGCAGAGGGCGGTGCTGCGCGAGCTCACCCCGGACGTCCCGGTCACCACGAACTTCGTCCTCGGCGACTGGGTGCCGGTGAACCACCGGCACTGGGCGACCGAGGTCGACCTGGTGGCGATCGACCACTACCCGTCGGCCGACCCACCCGCCGAGACCGCCTTCGCCGCCGACCTCGCCCGCGGCTGGGCCTCGAACCCGGCGCACAGCTCGGCCGTCGCCCCCGCCCCACCCTCTGCGCACAGCCCGACCGTTGACCCGACACGCGCCCTGGCCCCGACCTCGGAGCATGCCCCCGAGCACGGTGCGGCCGGGCGCAGTGCGACTGAGCACGATGCGGCCGGGCGCGATGCGGCCGGGCGCGATGCGGCCGGGCGCGATGCGGCTCGCGGAAAACCCTGGCTGCTGATGGAGCAGGCGGTGGTCACCTACACCGGGCCACGGATGCTCGCCAAGCGCCCAGGTGAGATCACCAGGCTGACCCTGTCGCACATCGCACGCGGCTCACGAGGGGCCATGTTCTTCCAGTGGCGAGCCTCCCGGGGCGGCGCCGAACTCTGGTACGGCGGCATGGTCCCGCACGCCGGACCCGACTCGCGGATCTTCCGCGAGATCTGCGAGCTGGGCGCGCTCCTGCCGTCCCTGACGGACGCCTGCGCGGCCCCCGTCAAGGCCGGGGCCGCGATCCTCTGGGACGCCGAGGCGGGCTGGGCACTCCAGTCCCCCGGCCTGCCCTCCACCGAGCTGAACTACGCCGAGACCGTACGCCAGGCCCACCGGGTGCTCTACCGGCACGGCGTCACCGCCGACCTCGTCCACCCCTCGGCCGACCTGTCGGCGTACCCGCTCGTGCTCGTCCCCGCCCTGTATCTCATCTCGGATGCCGACGCCGCCAACCTGCGCCACTACGTCTCGGGCGGCGGCACCCTCGTGGTCTCCTTCCTCAGCGGCGTCGCCGACGAACACGCCCGCGTCCGCCTCGGCGGTTACCCCGGCGCCCTGCGCGACCTCCTCGGCATCCGCGTCGAGGAATTCCACCCCCTCCCTCCCGGCGTCGCCCTCACCCTGTCCGCCCTCGGGTGTGACCGGCAGCCGGAGACCGGAACGTTCTGGAGCGAGCACGTCCACCTCGAAGGCGCCGAAGCCATGGCCGTCTACACCGGCCCGCACACCTCCGGCACCTCGCACACCTTCCAAACCCCGCTCGCCGGGCAACCAGCCATCACCCGCCACCCGTACGGCTCCGGCACGGCCCTCTACGTCTCCACCCGCCTGTCCGACCCCGCGTACGCCCGCCTGCTGGGCCTGGAGCCGGCCCCCGTGGAACTCGTACGGCGCGGCGATTGGCTCTTCGCCATCAACCACGACGACAAGGAACACGAGGTGGAAGGCCTGCGCCTGCCTCCGGGCGGTTTCTCCGTACGAGTACATGGCGACTCGAAGGCTTGA
- a CDS encoding ATP-binding protein, producing MDIDDLTLFSRRAHGMVREALTDTRVVMINGARQTGKSTLAQAIARETPGARELFLDQAAVRAAARQDPDGVVHHDGLVLIDEIQRVPDLLLSIKHEVDSNPRPGRFLLTGSARLLGLKDLPDALPGRSETIELWPLSQGEIEQKPDGFVDSVFQNGADIEIPRPLFRRADYLDRAMRGGYPEAVQRPSHRRRARFFDSYITDLINRDVKQVADIEHPADMRRLLNILAGRMGGLAVTDNISRDLGLPRTTVKRYLDLLDLVYLIKRIPAWSSNATTRAVATPKLLVVDSGLGAHLAGLTSGRVSDVTAPVGPLMENFALSELARQLTWSEEPIRLYHYRDRDGVEVDGILERASGEVIGIEVKASETVRADDFKGLQHLSRKLGDRMMAGFVLYAGRETLPFGDRMRALPLAALWLAESPSEVNS from the coding sequence GTGGACATCGACGACCTCACTCTCTTCTCCCGGCGCGCACATGGGATGGTGCGCGAAGCGCTCACCGATACCCGAGTTGTGATGATCAACGGAGCGCGGCAGACGGGAAAGAGCACCCTGGCCCAGGCGATCGCGCGCGAGACCCCGGGGGCGCGCGAACTCTTCCTCGACCAGGCGGCCGTTCGCGCCGCGGCCAGACAGGATCCCGACGGGGTCGTCCACCACGACGGACTCGTACTGATCGACGAGATCCAGCGCGTGCCCGACTTGCTTCTCTCCATCAAGCATGAAGTCGATTCCAACCCCCGCCCCGGACGCTTCCTGCTCACGGGTTCCGCTCGCCTGCTGGGGTTGAAGGACCTTCCCGATGCCCTTCCCGGCAGATCCGAGACCATTGAGTTGTGGCCGTTGTCGCAAGGGGAGATCGAACAGAAGCCAGACGGCTTCGTCGACTCGGTGTTCCAAAACGGCGCTGACATCGAGATCCCGCGACCTCTTTTTCGTCGAGCCGACTATTTGGACCGCGCGATGCGCGGAGGCTATCCGGAAGCCGTTCAGCGCCCGTCTCATCGACGGAGGGCACGTTTCTTCGACTCCTACATCACCGACCTGATCAACCGGGATGTGAAGCAGGTTGCCGACATCGAGCACCCGGCCGACATGCGGCGCTTGCTCAACATCCTCGCCGGGCGGATGGGAGGTCTGGCCGTGACGGACAACATCAGCCGCGACCTCGGCCTGCCACGAACCACGGTGAAGCGATATCTCGATCTCCTCGACCTCGTATATTTGATCAAACGGATTCCGGCGTGGTCCTCCAACGCCACTACCCGTGCCGTCGCGACGCCCAAACTCCTGGTGGTCGATTCAGGACTCGGAGCACATCTCGCCGGCCTTACTTCAGGCCGGGTCAGTGATGTGACCGCTCCTGTCGGCCCGCTGATGGAGAACTTCGCACTGAGCGAGTTGGCTCGCCAGCTCACCTGGTCCGAAGAACCGATACGGCTCTACCACTACAGAGATCGCGACGGCGTCGAGGTGGACGGCATCTTGGAACGTGCGTCAGGGGAGGTGATCGGCATCGAAGTCAAAGCCTCCGAAACGGTACGGGCTGACGATTTCAAAGGACTCCAGCACCTGTCCCGCAAGCTGGGTGACCGGATGATGGCGGGCTTCGTCCTGTACGCAGGCCGGGAAACACTCCCCTTCGGGGATCGGATGCGAGCCCTTCCGCTCGCCGCCCTCTGGCTCGCGGAGTCGCCGTCGGAAGTCAACTCATGA
- a CDS encoding RNA polymerase sigma factor produces MDDARARFEAVYRETYGRITAYTARRCASPQDAADVVAETFAIAWRRIGELPDGEEATLWLYGVARKVLANHYRGEVRRQARSVQLDAEMADLYEASPDSGVELKAIAQVFRTLPDDDRELLSLVGWEGLDRQEVATVLGLSRNAVRIRLHRARRRFARALAEADVRFEAESRLMPAERQL; encoded by the coding sequence GTGGATGACGCGCGGGCCAGGTTCGAGGCCGTCTACCGGGAAACATATGGCCGGATCACGGCGTACACGGCACGCCGCTGCGCGTCGCCGCAGGACGCGGCGGACGTGGTGGCGGAGACCTTCGCCATCGCCTGGCGGCGGATAGGAGAGCTGCCGGACGGGGAGGAGGCCACTCTGTGGCTGTACGGCGTGGCGCGCAAGGTGCTGGCCAACCACTATCGAGGTGAGGTTCGCCGCCAAGCCCGCAGTGTGCAGCTGGACGCCGAGATGGCCGACCTGTACGAAGCCTCGCCCGACAGCGGGGTCGAGCTGAAGGCGATCGCGCAGGTCTTTCGGACTCTGCCGGACGACGATCGCGAGCTGTTGTCGCTGGTCGGCTGGGAGGGCCTGGACCGGCAGGAGGTCGCCACCGTGCTCGGCCTGTCGCGCAACGCCGTACGTATCAGACTCCACCGCGCTCGCAGGCGCTTTGCCCGTGCGCTCGCCGAGGCGGATGTCCGCTTCGAGGCAGAAAGCCGGTTGATGCCGGCGGAGAGGCAGCTGTGA
- a CDS encoding VOC family protein has protein sequence MRIDLVAIVVEDYDRAIEFFTDALGFELVEDSPSLTNDGRPKRWVVVRPPGGETGILLARADGERQAAVVGEQFAGRVGLFLRADDFDAAHARMVAAGVEFVTAPRTEPYGRVAVFLDIAGNRWDLLGPA, from the coding sequence ATGCGGATCGATCTGGTGGCGATCGTCGTGGAGGACTACGACCGGGCCATCGAGTTCTTCACCGATGCCCTGGGCTTCGAGCTGGTCGAGGACTCGCCCTCCTTGACGAACGACGGCCGCCCGAAACGGTGGGTCGTCGTCCGGCCCCCGGGAGGCGAGACCGGCATCCTCCTCGCCCGTGCGGACGGCGAGCGCCAGGCCGCCGTCGTCGGGGAGCAGTTCGCCGGGCGGGTGGGGCTCTTCCTGCGGGCGGACGACTTCGACGCCGCGCACGCGCGGATGGTGGCGGCCGGTGTCGAGTTCGTGACCGCGCCGCGCACCGAGCCTTACGGGCGGGTCGCCGTCTTCCTGGACATCGCCGGCAATCGGTGGGACCTGCTCGGCCCGGCCTGA
- a CDS encoding pentapeptide repeat-containing protein → MRRPIPLALIVAIFALSGTVISPAQAAAGPCKPGQGVNLRGKDFTRGAQLPVNLRCADLTRAKLDSVELLQKDLTGAILRDASLKKANLTQATLKYADLRGADFSEADLGQMHADHADLRGAILIDAEAGQAEFPHANLTGATLTRAELTQADFTNAKLIDADLEESTPGQLKARKADFTRAKLREAKMSQANLRNATFKDADVSEVEFTQAELDGADFTGALVEGASFTQADDADLTGSKGDPTGITLAVPTSLPDLDIFGTKETDPPQDEPARSDGPSVGLVMVVLSAVGLALTVVAWGVSAQRRTRRDARFAAMRRGAEEDITRLGEEIDQLDYEFQVSGRGGMTSDRDWRLALDAYEAAKQALLVARRDQELHFVARAVQDGRTALGRLRSRVH, encoded by the coding sequence GTGCGTCGTCCCATCCCCCTGGCTCTCATCGTCGCGATCTTCGCGCTGTCGGGGACAGTGATCTCTCCCGCCCAGGCCGCGGCCGGGCCGTGCAAGCCCGGTCAGGGCGTCAACCTGCGCGGCAAGGACTTCACCCGGGGTGCCCAGCTCCCCGTCAACCTGCGCTGCGCCGACCTGACCAGGGCCAAGCTGGACAGCGTGGAGCTGCTCCAGAAGGACCTCACCGGAGCGATCCTGCGCGACGCCTCGCTCAAGAAGGCCAACCTCACGCAGGCCACGCTGAAGTACGCCGACCTGCGGGGTGCAGACTTCTCCGAGGCCGACCTGGGACAGATGCACGCCGACCACGCCGACCTGCGGGGCGCGATCCTGATCGACGCCGAGGCGGGGCAGGCGGAGTTCCCGCACGCGAACCTGACCGGGGCGACCCTGACCAGGGCCGAGCTGACCCAGGCCGACTTCACCAACGCCAAGCTGATCGACGCCGACCTGGAGGAGAGCACCCCCGGCCAGCTCAAGGCGCGCAAGGCCGACTTCACCAGGGCCAAGCTCCGCGAGGCCAAGATGAGCCAGGCGAACCTGCGCAACGCGACGTTCAAGGACGCCGACGTGAGCGAGGTCGAGTTCACCCAGGCCGAGCTGGACGGCGCCGACTTCACCGGCGCGCTGGTCGAGGGCGCGTCCTTCACCCAGGCCGACGACGCCGACCTCACCGGTTCCAAGGGCGACCCCACGGGCATCACCCTCGCGGTGCCGACCTCACTACCCGACCTCGACATCTTCGGGACCAAGGAGACGGACCCCCCGCAGGACGAGCCCGCCCGGAGCGACGGCCCGTCCGTGGGCCTGGTCATGGTCGTGCTCAGCGCGGTGGGCCTGGCGCTGACCGTGGTGGCCTGGGGCGTCAGCGCCCAGCGGCGAACCCGGCGCGACGCCCGGTTCGCCGCGATGCGGCGCGGTGCCGAGGAGGACATCACCCGGCTGGGCGAGGAGATCGACCAGCTCGACTACGAGTTCCAGGTCAGCGGGCGCGGCGGCATGACCTCCGACCGCGACTGGCGCCTCGCCCTCGACGCCTACGAGGCGGCCAAGCAGGCTCTCCTGGTCGCCCGCCGCGACCAGGAACTGCACTTCGTGGCCCGCGCCGTCCAGGACGGCAGAACCGCCCTGGGCCGCCTCCGCTCCCGCGTGCACTAG